Proteins encoded together in one Procambarus clarkii isolate CNS0578487 chromosome 67, FALCON_Pclarkii_2.0, whole genome shotgun sequence window:
- the LOC123767502 gene encoding neuropeptide-like protein 31, with translation MFSRAVMMMVLVVAAVLVAALAGPVAAPVGNPGFLGGYGGYGGYGGYGGYGGYGGYGGYGRYGGFGGFGRGFGFGFGR, from the exons ATGTTTTCCAGAGCT gtgatgatgatggtgttggtggtggccgcTGTCCTGGTGGCGGCCCTGGCCGGTCCCGTGGCAGCCCCAGTAGGCAACCCCGGATTTCTAGGAGGATACGGAGGATATGGTGGATATGGAGGATATGGTGGCTATGGAGGATATGGTGGATATGGTGGCTACGGTAGATATGGTGGCTTTGGAGGCTTTGGACGCGGATTTGGATTCGGATTCGGCCGCTGA